One Dermacentor andersoni chromosome 6, qqDerAnde1_hic_scaffold, whole genome shotgun sequence genomic window carries:
- the LOC126521475 gene encoding cuticle protein 10.9-like — MHKLVILFACICVVAAQRGFAPVENYPPIPYSFNYASQDAEGSHTHEQSGDGAGRVTGRYTIQLADGRTRTVTYTADENGYRAEVVTNELGTESKNPADVVFQSSAPTGPEAAIANESNRLRG, encoded by the exons CTCGTTATCCTCTTCGCCTGCATCTGCGTTGTC GCCGCACAGCGGGGCTTCGCGCCGGTGGAGAACTACCCGCCGATCCCGTACTCCTTCAACTACGCGAGCCAGGACGCCGAGGGCTCGCACACCCACGAGCAGAGCGGCGACGGCGCCGGACGCGTCACGGGACGCTACACCATCCAGCTGGCCGACGGCCGCACACGCACCGTCACGTACACGGCCGACGAGAACGGATACCGTGCCGAGGTCGTCACCAACGAGCTGGGCACCGAGTCCAAGAACCCCGCCGACGTTGTCTTCCAGTCGAGCGCCCCGACCGGACCTGAGGCCGCCATCGCCAACGAGTCCAACCGACTCAGGGGCTAG